A genomic region of Salinibacter pepae contains the following coding sequences:
- the rodA gene encoding rod shape-determining protein RodA, producing the protein MSPPARKLDPWTLLLWLGLAAVGLVALYSTTHGPAAEYIGPGVQDNFARQFLWIGVSIAGIAATLLVPVRFLRYAAYPAYAATLVLLVLCLVMGVEVHGTRAWLALGPLRLQVSELAKVGTVLAVAQLLSERHTRAGQDLSFALKAAGLIVAPALLVILQNDLGTALVFFGLVPIMLFWSGLSLSVLLLMVSPAIAGYFALVSTPAALGFAVLFTGGLWAYSGRRSIAALAATFTAGVTALISFVLRKILQPYQVDRLLSFTNPGAEQFRQGVGFHLVQSKAALHSGGIWGTGFMQGPQTQGAYVPEQTTDFIFSVVAEEFGLVGSLVVLGLLAALLLRLIKLGADVKHPFGSIVAAGAVGVYLIHIFINIGMVTGMLPVIGLPLPFLSYGGSAMLANTALLAIVLNTHMRREDLSIYGY; encoded by the coding sequence ATGAGTCCCCCAGCCCGGAAACTGGATCCCTGGACGCTGCTGCTCTGGTTGGGGCTCGCGGCCGTGGGCCTCGTGGCCCTGTACAGCACCACCCACGGCCCCGCGGCCGAATACATCGGCCCGGGCGTCCAGGATAATTTCGCCCGTCAGTTTCTCTGGATCGGCGTATCGATCGCCGGCATTGCGGCCACCCTCCTGGTGCCCGTTCGGTTTCTGCGGTACGCGGCCTATCCGGCCTACGCCGCGACGCTCGTCCTCCTCGTGTTGTGCCTCGTGATGGGGGTAGAGGTGCACGGCACCCGCGCATGGCTCGCCCTCGGGCCGCTGCGGCTGCAGGTGTCGGAGCTGGCCAAGGTGGGAACGGTCCTCGCCGTGGCGCAGCTGCTGTCCGAGCGCCACACCCGAGCCGGGCAGGACTTGAGTTTTGCCCTGAAGGCCGCGGGCCTCATCGTCGCGCCGGCCCTCCTCGTCATCCTCCAGAACGACCTGGGCACCGCCCTCGTCTTCTTCGGCCTCGTGCCCATCATGCTCTTCTGGAGCGGGCTGTCCCTCTCGGTCCTCCTGCTCATGGTCTCCCCCGCCATCGCAGGCTACTTTGCGCTGGTGTCCACTCCGGCCGCCCTCGGGTTCGCCGTCCTGTTCACCGGCGGGCTCTGGGCCTACTCCGGCCGGCGCTCCATCGCCGCCCTGGCGGCCACCTTCACCGCCGGCGTGACGGCCCTCATCTCGTTCGTGCTCCGCAAGATCCTCCAGCCCTACCAGGTCGACCGTCTGCTGTCGTTTACGAACCCCGGGGCCGAGCAATTTCGGCAGGGCGTGGGGTTCCACCTGGTGCAGTCGAAGGCGGCCCTCCATTCCGGGGGAATCTGGGGCACGGGCTTCATGCAGGGGCCCCAGACCCAGGGCGCCTACGTGCCGGAGCAGACGACCGACTTCATCTTCAGCGTCGTGGCCGAAGAGTTCGGCCTCGTGGGGTCGCTGGTGGTCCTGGGCCTGCTGGCCGCCCTCCTCCTGCGGCTCATCAAGCTGGGGGCCGACGTCAAGCACCCGTTCGGCAGCATCGTCGCCGCGGGGGCCGTGGGCGTCTACCTGATCCACATCTTCATCAACATCGGCATGGTCACCGGCATGCTGCCCGTGATCGGGCTTCCACTGCCGTTCCTGTCGTACGGCGGCTCGGCCATGCTCGCCAACACGGCCCTGCTGGCAATCGTCCTCAACACCCACATGCGTCGGGAGGACCTCTCGATCTACGGATATTGA
- a CDS encoding ammonium transporter, whose protein sequence is MASVSLPPQKILAFGMRIRTLLLSVVGLLLVPIGAAAMPLSDPANVAEALQSAEQTQTNLDYVWTILAAALVFFMQAGFALLESGFSRAKNAVNIIMKNVMDASAGALVFFAVGFGLMFGTSWGGLIGTDGFFLTGTGDQPQTWVYAFYFFQAVFAATAATIVSGAVAERIKFSGYLIFSVTITGLIYPVFGAWAWGGLFNGSGWLEALGFIDFAGSTVVHSVGGWAALAGALVVGPRVGKYADDGTPRSIPGHSLPLAALGVFILWLGWFGFNAGSTTAGSTAIAKIAMNTFVAAGAGGVVAMAITWIDGGTPDATMTLNGVLGGLVGITAGCAALTPPYAILTGAIAGAVVVYGTRALEWYVDDPVGAIAVHGLAGAWGTIAAGLFNSAGFSLSQVGVQVVGVAAAFLWTFPVSYLVFSIVDAAIGIRLNGKKETVGLDRMEHDVEAYPEFTTDGDRQAPAPETDEVVAR, encoded by the coding sequence GTGGCGTCAGTATCGCTCCCACCACAAAAAATACTCGCCTTCGGAATGCGGATACGCACCCTCCTTCTTTCCGTCGTCGGTCTTCTGCTGGTTCCCATTGGGGCTGCGGCCATGCCGCTGTCGGACCCCGCAAACGTTGCTGAGGCGCTGCAATCGGCCGAGCAAACACAGACGAATCTGGATTACGTCTGGACAATCCTCGCCGCGGCGCTGGTCTTCTTTATGCAGGCGGGCTTTGCGCTGCTGGAGTCCGGCTTCTCGCGGGCGAAGAACGCGGTCAACATCATCATGAAGAACGTGATGGACGCCTCGGCCGGGGCGCTGGTCTTCTTCGCGGTCGGCTTCGGGCTGATGTTCGGCACCTCCTGGGGCGGCCTGATCGGGACCGACGGCTTCTTCCTCACCGGCACGGGCGACCAGCCGCAGACCTGGGTTTACGCCTTCTACTTCTTCCAGGCGGTCTTTGCGGCCACGGCGGCCACCATCGTCTCCGGCGCGGTCGCGGAGCGCATCAAGTTCAGCGGCTACCTGATCTTCTCCGTCACCATCACGGGGCTCATCTATCCGGTGTTTGGGGCGTGGGCGTGGGGCGGCCTCTTCAACGGCAGCGGCTGGCTGGAGGCGCTTGGTTTCATCGACTTTGCCGGGTCGACGGTCGTGCACAGCGTCGGCGGCTGGGCGGCGCTGGCCGGGGCGTTGGTCGTGGGGCCCCGGGTGGGCAAGTACGCGGACGACGGCACGCCGCGCAGCATTCCGGGGCACAGCCTTCCCCTGGCGGCGCTGGGGGTGTTTATCCTGTGGCTCGGGTGGTTCGGCTTTAACGCGGGCTCCACGACGGCCGGGTCCACCGCGATCGCCAAGATTGCCATGAACACGTTCGTCGCGGCGGGGGCCGGGGGGGTGGTTGCCATGGCCATCACCTGGATCGACGGCGGCACGCCGGACGCCACGATGACGCTGAACGGTGTGCTGGGCGGCCTGGTGGGCATTACCGCGGGGTGCGCGGCCCTCACGCCGCCGTACGCCATCCTTACGGGGGCCATCGCGGGCGCCGTCGTGGTCTATGGCACCCGCGCGCTGGAGTGGTACGTCGACGACCCGGTGGGGGCCATCGCCGTGCACGGGCTGGCCGGCGCCTGGGGCACCATCGCCGCGGGCCTGTTCAACTCCGCCGGCTTCAGCCTGTCGCAGGTGGGCGTGCAGGTCGTGGGCGTGGCGGCGGCGTTCCTGTGGACCTTCCCCGTCAGCTACCTCGTCTTCTCGATCGTCGACGCCGCGATTGGGATTCGCCTCAACGGCAAGAAAGAGACGGTCGGGCTCGACCGCATGGAGCACGACGTCGAGGCGTACCCGGAGTTCACGACGGACGGGGACCGTCAGGCCCCGGCGCCCGAGACGGACGAGGTTGTTGCCCGGTAG
- the uvrA gene encoding excinuclease ABC subunit UvrA: MPEHITLRGARENNLQAIDLDIPRNRLVVVTGVSGSGKSSLAFDTIFAEGQRRYMESLSAYARQFLEMMERPEIDYVDGLSPVISIEQKTVSGNPRSTVGTVTEVYDFLRLLYARAATAYSYETGTKMRQQSDDEIVDGLLDFPEGTRLQILAPVVRGRKGHYRELFEQTSAQGFERFRVDGEMRTYEEDMKLERYETHDVEVVIDRLAIKDGIRSRVGQSVETALEMGGGTLIADVVDGPDGVETGDHLFSRDLVDPETGLSYEEPSPNMFSFNTPYGACPECEGLGTAKQIAPELVVPHPEKTINEGALAPLGEPRDIWIFNQLEAVAEAYGFDFDTPIEALSDEQLAVILEGAGEEQFEIEYGYKGREVQYKHRFDGLYDHIWHTYEETSSSKKRRRAESFMREMDCPACDGGRLKTESLHYRIGGQSIADLARMDLTQLREFVDDVPFDTERQERIGAPIVKEVRERLDFLIGVGVGYLTLDRSARTLSGGESQRIRLATQVGTQLTGVLYVLDEPTIGLHPRDNDRLIESLESLRDLGNSVVVVEHDRDMIEAADHVVDLGPGAGLHGGHVITTGPPSVLTVDPVEQTSGTAANGAAEHEIEDNGVARQQVAERAADYDSDHYDFESFTAAYLQGERVIPLPDERRDGTGESITLKGATGHNLKGEDVGIPLGKLICVTGVSGSGKSTLVNQTLFPILHRHHHNAKTVPLPYDRVEGIDHVDKVIEIDQQPIGRTPRSNAATYTKLMDYLRDLFAQLPEAEIRGYTKSRFSFNTDPGRCDKCGGTGTVTLEMNFLPDVDVTCDACDGRRYGPETLEVEYKGKNIAEVLAMTVAEAVDFFENQPRLVRTLKTLDAVGLGYLTLGQSSTTLSGGEAQRVKLSKELSRPGTGDTLYILDEPTTGMHFEDVRHLLNVLHGLVDEGNTVMVIEHNMDVIKQADHVIDLGPEGGREGGEILFEGRPEALAEADTHTSAYLREELERTRTAQTDAEKTAPVGESGDGLASGQPEPAAE, encoded by the coding sequence ATGCCCGAGCACATCACCCTCCGCGGCGCGCGCGAGAACAACCTCCAGGCCATCGACCTCGACATTCCGCGCAACCGGCTCGTCGTCGTGACCGGCGTGTCGGGGTCCGGCAAGTCGAGCCTCGCGTTCGACACCATCTTCGCCGAGGGCCAGCGGCGCTACATGGAGAGCCTGAGCGCCTACGCCCGCCAGTTCCTGGAGATGATGGAGCGGCCCGAGATCGACTACGTCGACGGCCTCTCGCCGGTCATCTCCATCGAGCAGAAGACCGTCTCCGGCAACCCGCGCTCCACGGTCGGCACCGTCACGGAGGTGTACGACTTCCTGCGCCTGCTCTACGCCCGGGCCGCCACGGCCTACTCCTACGAGACGGGCACCAAGATGCGGCAGCAGAGCGACGACGAGATCGTGGACGGCCTCCTCGACTTCCCCGAGGGCACGCGCCTGCAGATCCTGGCGCCGGTGGTGCGGGGGCGCAAGGGGCACTACCGCGAGCTCTTCGAGCAGACCTCCGCGCAGGGCTTCGAGCGGTTTCGCGTGGACGGGGAGATGCGGACCTACGAGGAGGACATGAAGCTGGAGCGCTACGAAACCCACGACGTGGAGGTGGTCATCGACCGCCTCGCCATCAAGGACGGCATCCGCTCGCGGGTGGGCCAGTCCGTCGAGACGGCGCTGGAGATGGGGGGCGGCACCCTCATCGCGGACGTGGTCGACGGGCCCGACGGCGTGGAGACCGGCGACCACCTCTTCAGCCGCGACCTCGTGGACCCCGAGACGGGCCTCTCCTACGAGGAGCCCTCGCCCAACATGTTCTCGTTCAACACGCCGTACGGCGCGTGTCCGGAGTGCGAGGGGCTGGGGACCGCCAAGCAAATTGCGCCGGAGCTCGTCGTCCCGCACCCGGAGAAAACAATCAACGAGGGCGCGCTGGCCCCGCTCGGGGAGCCGCGCGACATCTGGATCTTCAACCAGCTGGAGGCGGTCGCGGAGGCGTACGGGTTCGACTTCGACACACCGATCGAGGCCCTGAGCGACGAGCAGCTGGCGGTGATTCTGGAGGGGGCCGGCGAGGAGCAGTTCGAGATCGAATACGGCTACAAGGGTCGCGAGGTGCAGTACAAGCACCGCTTCGACGGCCTCTACGACCACATCTGGCACACCTACGAGGAGACCAGCTCGTCGAAGAAGCGGCGCCGCGCGGAGTCGTTCATGCGCGAGATGGACTGTCCCGCGTGCGACGGCGGGCGCCTGAAGACCGAGAGCCTCCACTACCGCATCGGTGGGCAGTCAATTGCGGACCTCGCGCGGATGGACCTGACCCAGCTCCGCGAGTTCGTAGACGACGTGCCGTTCGATACCGAGCGGCAGGAGCGCATCGGCGCGCCCATCGTGAAGGAGGTGCGGGAGCGGCTCGACTTCCTCATCGGGGTGGGCGTGGGCTACCTCACGCTCGACCGCTCGGCCCGTACCCTCAGCGGGGGCGAGAGCCAGCGCATCCGCCTCGCCACGCAGGTGGGCACGCAGCTGACCGGCGTCCTCTACGTCCTCGACGAGCCGACCATCGGCCTGCACCCGCGCGACAACGACCGCCTCATCGAGAGCCTCGAAAGCCTGCGCGACCTCGGCAACTCGGTCGTCGTGGTGGAGCACGACCGCGACATGATCGAGGCTGCCGACCACGTGGTCGACCTCGGTCCCGGGGCGGGCCTCCACGGGGGACACGTCATCACCACGGGCCCGCCCTCTGTCCTGACGGTCGATCCGGTGGAGCAGACCAGCGGCACGGCGGCCAACGGCGCGGCCGAGCACGAGATCGAGGACAACGGCGTGGCGCGGCAGCAGGTGGCCGAGCGCGCCGCGGACTACGACAGCGACCACTACGACTTCGAGAGCTTTACCGCCGCCTACCTGCAGGGCGAGCGCGTCATCCCGCTGCCCGACGAGCGCCGCGACGGCACCGGCGAGTCGATCACGCTGAAGGGGGCCACGGGCCACAACCTGAAGGGCGAGGACGTCGGGATTCCGCTCGGCAAGCTCATCTGCGTGACCGGCGTCAGCGGCTCCGGCAAGTCGACCCTCGTCAACCAGACGCTGTTTCCGATTCTACACCGGCACCACCACAACGCCAAGACGGTGCCGCTGCCCTACGACCGCGTCGAGGGCATCGACCACGTCGACAAGGTCATCGAGATCGACCAGCAGCCCATCGGCCGCACGCCGCGCTCCAACGCGGCCACCTACACGAAGCTGATGGACTACCTGCGCGACCTCTTCGCCCAGCTGCCGGAGGCGGAGATCCGTGGCTACACCAAGAGCCGCTTCAGTTTTAACACCGACCCGGGCCGCTGCGACAAGTGCGGCGGCACCGGCACGGTCACGCTGGAGATGAACTTCCTGCCGGACGTGGACGTCACCTGCGACGCGTGCGACGGCCGGCGCTACGGGCCCGAGACGCTGGAGGTGGAGTACAAGGGCAAGAACATCGCCGAGGTGCTGGCCATGACCGTGGCGGAGGCGGTCGATTTCTTCGAGAACCAGCCGCGCCTCGTCCGCACCCTCAAGACGCTCGACGCGGTGGGGCTCGGCTACCTCACCCTCGGCCAGTCGTCCACCACGCTCAGCGGCGGGGAGGCGCAGCGCGTGAAGCTCTCGAAGGAGCTCTCCCGCCCCGGCACCGGCGATACGCTCTACATTCTCGACGAGCCGACCACCGGCATGCACTTCGAGGACGTGCGTCATCTCCTCAACGTCCTGCACGGGCTCGTCGACGAGGGCAACACGGTGATGGTCATTGAGCACAACATGGACGTCATCAAGCAGGCCGACCACGTGATCGACCTCGGCCCGGAGGGCGGGCGCGAGGGCGGCGAGATCCTGTTCGAGGGCCGGCCCGAGGCCCTGGCGGAGGCCGACACGCACACGTCGGCCTACCTGCGGGAGGAGTTGGAGCGCACCCGAACCGCGCAGACCGACGCGGAGAAGACGGCCCCCGTCGGCGAATCGGGCGACGGCCTCGCGTCGGGACAGCCCGAGCCGGCGGCGGAGTGA
- a CDS encoding 5'-nucleotidase, with product MPTDLSRTLVVGISSTALFDLKEADRRFRKWREEDPDMAIERYREYMQKREDEPLEPGTGLPLVKALLQLNEYAPEDGPPITEVVILSQNSPETGVRVLKSIREQDLDISRSAFTAGASVTEYLDAFDVDLFLTTDSEDARTVIDSGECAAAVLLVPPDRTPIATDGEVRIALDGDAVLFSDESELVYKQEGLEEFHEREDALQDEPLPGGPYEDFLKALAQMQERLPTRIEYSPVRLALVTSRDSPAELRVIKTLREWGVYVDLAFFLGGVDKGPVLESFNPHIFFDDQDVHVESASERVPTGKVLYRSDSTLRELQAERDEEPEEGGTST from the coding sequence ATGCCTACTGATCTCTCCCGTACGCTTGTCGTTGGCATCTCGTCCACGGCCCTCTTCGACCTGAAAGAGGCCGATCGACGCTTCCGAAAGTGGCGGGAGGAAGATCCTGACATGGCAATCGAGCGGTATCGGGAGTACATGCAGAAGCGAGAGGACGAGCCGCTGGAGCCAGGCACCGGACTCCCCCTCGTGAAGGCTCTACTCCAACTCAACGAGTACGCCCCCGAGGACGGCCCGCCCATCACCGAGGTTGTCATCCTATCCCAGAACAGTCCCGAGACCGGCGTCCGGGTGCTCAAAAGCATCCGCGAGCAGGACCTCGACATTTCGCGGTCGGCCTTCACCGCGGGGGCGTCGGTGACGGAGTATCTCGACGCCTTCGACGTTGATCTTTTCCTCACGACGGACTCGGAAGACGCGCGGACCGTCATTGACAGCGGCGAATGCGCAGCGGCGGTGCTTTTGGTTCCTCCGGACCGCACTCCCATCGCGACGGATGGTGAGGTGCGCATCGCCCTCGACGGCGACGCGGTGCTCTTTTCCGACGAGAGCGAACTCGTCTACAAACAGGAGGGCCTGGAGGAATTCCACGAACGGGAAGATGCGCTGCAGGACGAGCCGCTCCCCGGCGGGCCCTACGAGGACTTCCTCAAGGCGCTGGCGCAGATGCAAGAGCGGCTCCCCACACGCATCGAGTACTCGCCGGTCCGCCTCGCCCTCGTGACCTCCCGTGACAGCCCTGCGGAGCTCCGGGTCATCAAGACGCTGCGGGAGTGGGGGGTGTACGTGGACCTGGCGTTCTTCCTCGGCGGGGTGGACAAAGGACCGGTCCTGGAGTCGTTCAATCCCCACATCTTCTTCGACGATCAGGATGTTCACGTAGAATCGGCTTCCGAACGAGTACCCACAGGCAAAGTGCTATATCGCAGCGACTCAACGCTTCGTGAGTTGCAGGCGGAGCGGGATGAGGAACCCGAGGAAGGAGGAACATCGACGTAG
- a CDS encoding Eco57I restriction-modification methylase domain-containing protein, with amino-acid sequence MHPDAAKTLISDTFDGAYDETRLRTFIQNLLVEPDMKDKEHRSGQMVYESFREHVASYKRLAKYTDPNGEEMDVLAVKLKTPHKLERARTMQRNFAATYLKQPARQGREAALVAYYADGTDDWRLSFVQLEYRTVVDEETGDVKAEEELTHVRYTFLVGENEPSHTPKRQFAPLLQSEELRFPPPLHELKDAFDIEVVTDEFFEAYRGHYKTLTEDVEAALAEDETAQDEFDEKDVTPEAFAEKLTGQLVFLYFLQKKGWLGVQRGDDWGEGPGNFLRQLYEGEYVDYDNFYRDVLEPLFYQGLAVDRGGDNYFSALRCRVPFLNGGLFQPIHNVDRSRVHLPLPDETFGDIFDTFDRYNFTVREDEPLDKEVAVDPEMLGKVFEKLLLDDRQKELGAFYTPRDIVHYMCQQNLVDHLDTELNVREAPLTRPEPRQQNAFGDGPTQQGVLSGEDYNPQVERHHLEALVRDGSGWIEHDSRTQESESTNGKYSEYKAPRPIRTHAREIDAVLSDVRICDPAVGSGAFPVGMMQEIVQARQVLDTYIDDEIEREAYPLKRHAIQHSLHGVDIDPSAIDIAQLRLWLSLVVDEEDFEDIRPLPNLRYKFVQGDALQKIERSFFNNEQEAQLHALMEEFVSTAHPSEKERLQEQIDEHLSELLGDGQFDFGLYFGTVFKEQDGFDVVIGNPPYVTAGNLTDQQKDALKGYEIYKKSADYCTYFVERGMNLLRPDGQLAYIIKNKWLRARYGNKLRRWLKSRELTEIIDFKDLPVFQGVIAYPCIFRGVNASSDESLQAVEVEHLDYDNLAAYVTENQYEVVRSQLREECWSLATPNERDLLSTLREIGGSLNKVVNDSINYGIKTGCNAVFKISSAKRQQLIDSHESSREIIKPFLTGRNAYRYTPPEHDSYVIFTRRGIDIDAYPAVKEYLSQHKERLKPKPKDWNPRHEDAKWPGRKSGSYAWYEIQDAVDYYKAFEGTKIIYSDLSVRGSFTLDESGIYPANTLYIIADAGLYLLGLLNSRLAGFYYIHHFATYRGSYLRFFKDTLKRLPVIPREDASQDLREKIESHAQKLLDLHDAPEGVVESRGDQIRREENALDEAVYELYGLTPDEIQLVEQRVPAIDEV; translated from the coding sequence ATGCACCCCGATGCCGCCAAGACGCTCATTAGCGATACCTTCGACGGCGCCTACGACGAGACAAGGCTCCGCACCTTCATCCAGAACCTGCTCGTCGAGCCCGACATGAAGGACAAGGAGCACCGGTCGGGGCAAATGGTCTACGAGTCGTTCCGCGAGCACGTAGCCTCCTACAAACGGCTCGCCAAATACACCGACCCGAACGGGGAAGAGATGGACGTGCTGGCGGTGAAGCTGAAGACGCCCCACAAGCTGGAGCGGGCCCGCACCATGCAGCGCAACTTCGCGGCCACATATTTGAAGCAACCGGCCCGGCAGGGGCGGGAGGCGGCGCTGGTGGCCTACTACGCCGACGGCACGGACGACTGGCGGCTTTCGTTCGTGCAGCTCGAATACCGAACGGTGGTCGACGAAGAGACCGGCGACGTGAAGGCAGAGGAAGAACTTACGCATGTCCGGTATACCTTCCTCGTGGGCGAAAATGAGCCCAGTCACACTCCGAAGCGGCAGTTTGCGCCGCTCCTCCAGAGCGAAGAGCTCCGGTTCCCGCCCCCGCTCCACGAGCTGAAGGATGCCTTCGACATTGAGGTCGTTACGGACGAATTCTTCGAGGCGTATCGGGGGCACTACAAGACGCTGACGGAGGACGTGGAGGCAGCCCTAGCGGAGGACGAGACGGCCCAGGACGAGTTCGACGAGAAAGACGTGACGCCCGAAGCCTTCGCCGAGAAGCTGACGGGACAGCTCGTCTTTCTCTACTTCCTCCAGAAGAAAGGGTGGCTCGGCGTGCAGCGTGGGGACGACTGGGGCGAGGGCCCCGGCAACTTTTTGCGGCAGCTCTACGAGGGCGAGTACGTCGACTACGACAACTTCTACCGGGACGTCTTGGAGCCGCTTTTTTATCAGGGCCTCGCGGTGGACCGCGGCGGCGACAATTATTTCAGTGCCCTTCGCTGCCGGGTGCCGTTTCTGAACGGCGGCCTCTTTCAGCCCATCCACAACGTTGACCGGAGCCGGGTGCACCTGCCGCTGCCCGACGAGACGTTCGGCGACATTTTCGACACATTTGACCGCTACAACTTCACCGTCCGCGAGGATGAGCCGCTGGACAAGGAGGTGGCCGTCGATCCCGAGATGTTGGGAAAAGTGTTCGAAAAGCTTCTGTTGGATGACCGTCAGAAGGAGCTAGGCGCCTTCTACACACCCCGCGACATCGTGCACTACATGTGCCAGCAGAACCTTGTCGATCACCTCGACACGGAGCTTAATGTGCGCGAGGCGCCGCTGACCCGTCCTGAGCCACGACAGCAGAACGCGTTTGGGGACGGACCCACACAGCAAGGTGTGCTCAGCGGAGAGGACTACAACCCTCAGGTGGAGCGACACCATCTGGAGGCCCTTGTGCGTGATGGGTCGGGATGGATCGAGCACGACAGTCGAACGCAGGAGAGTGAGTCCACTAACGGCAAGTATTCGGAATACAAGGCGCCCCGTCCGATTCGTACGCATGCCCGGGAAATTGACGCGGTGCTCAGCGACGTGCGGATCTGCGATCCGGCTGTAGGTTCTGGCGCCTTCCCTGTGGGTATGATGCAGGAAATCGTGCAGGCCCGCCAGGTGCTCGACACCTACATCGACGACGAAATTGAACGAGAAGCGTATCCACTCAAACGCCACGCCATCCAGCACTCGCTTCATGGCGTGGACATCGACCCAAGTGCAATCGACATTGCCCAGCTTCGCCTCTGGCTCTCGCTGGTGGTAGACGAGGAGGACTTTGAAGACATCCGCCCGCTCCCCAACCTGCGATACAAGTTTGTGCAGGGGGATGCGCTACAGAAGATTGAGCGGAGTTTCTTCAACAACGAGCAGGAAGCACAACTCCATGCCCTGATGGAAGAGTTCGTGAGTACGGCTCACCCGTCTGAAAAGGAGCGTCTCCAGGAGCAAATCGATGAACACCTGAGTGAACTTCTTGGAGACGGCCAGTTTGACTTCGGACTGTATTTTGGGACCGTCTTCAAAGAGCAGGATGGGTTCGATGTCGTTATCGGGAACCCACCGTATGTGACTGCCGGAAACTTAACGGACCAGCAGAAAGATGCTCTCAAGGGCTACGAGATTTACAAAAAGAGTGCAGACTACTGCACCTATTTCGTGGAGCGGGGGATGAATCTGCTCCGGCCCGACGGTCAACTCGCGTACATCATCAAGAACAAGTGGCTGCGAGCAAGATACGGGAATAAGCTGCGGAGATGGCTGAAAAGCCGAGAGCTTACGGAAATCATCGACTTCAAAGATCTTCCGGTCTTCCAGGGTGTGATCGCTTACCCGTGTATCTTCCGCGGGGTTAATGCCTCCTCAGATGAAAGTTTACAGGCCGTAGAGGTTGAGCACCTCGATTATGATAACCTGGCTGCCTATGTCACCGAGAACCAGTATGAAGTAGTACGATCACAACTGAGAGAGGAATGTTGGTCTCTTGCAACACCCAACGAAAGGGATCTACTCAGCACACTCCGAGAGATTGGTGGTTCCCTGAATAAGGTGGTCAACGACTCAATTAACTATGGAATTAAGACCGGCTGCAACGCTGTCTTCAAGATCAGCTCGGCCAAGCGCCAACAGCTTATCGATTCCCACGAGTCGAGCCGTGAAATCATCAAGCCTTTCCTCACGGGACGAAATGCCTATCGGTACACACCTCCAGAGCATGACAGCTACGTCATATTCACCCGTCGGGGCATTGACATCGATGCCTACCCGGCTGTAAAGGAATACCTCTCCCAGCATAAGGAACGCCTGAAGCCGAAGCCGAAAGACTGGAATCCACGACATGAGGATGCGAAGTGGCCTGGTCGGAAGAGCGGGAGCTACGCCTGGTACGAAATCCAGGATGCGGTGGACTACTACAAGGCCTTCGAAGGCACAAAGATTATCTACTCCGACCTCTCAGTTCGTGGTAGCTTTACCCTTGACGAGAGCGGAATTTATCCGGCCAATACCCTGTACATCATTGCAGATGCTGGCTTATACCTCTTGGGCCTGCTCAACTCCCGACTCGCTGGATTCTACTACATCCACCACTTTGCCACGTACCGCGGCAGCTACCTCCGCTTCTTCAAGGACACGTTGAAGCGACTTCCTGTCATCCCACGGGAGGATGCCTCCCAAGACCTCCGAGAAAAGATTGAGTCTCATGCACAAAAGCTTCTTGATCTTCACGACGCCCCCGAAGGCGTAGTCGAGTCACGGGGTGACCAGATCCGAAGAGAAGAAAACGCTCTCGACGAAGCGGTCTATGAGCTGTACGGGCTCACTCCTGACGAAATCCAGTTGGTAGAGCAGAGAGTACCTGCTATTGATGAAGTGTAA